Proteins co-encoded in one Dokdonella sp. genomic window:
- a CDS encoding HPr family phosphocarrier protein codes for MLERDITITNKLGLHARASAKLVQTLHGFQSSVFMAYRGKEVNAKSIMGVMMLAAGLGAELKLRAEGADEEAAMAALVDLFERKFDEGQ; via the coding sequence ATGCTTGAGCGCGACATCACCATCACCAACAAGCTCGGCCTGCACGCGCGCGCCTCGGCCAAGCTCGTGCAGACCCTGCACGGCTTCCAGTCGAGCGTGTTCATGGCCTACCGCGGCAAGGAGGTCAACGCCAAGAGCATCATGGGCGTGATGATGCTCGCTGCCGGCCTCGGCGCGGAATTGAAACTCCGCGCCGAAGGTGCCGATGAAGAAGCCGCCATGGCCGCACTGGTCGACCTGTTCGAGCGCAAGTTCGACGAAGGGCAGTAG
- a CDS encoding PTS fructose IIA subunit family protein, translating into MGVGVLLLTHEAMGAALVGAARHVLGRLSLPVDVVEVPASADPDNALKCAAAQARGLDGGDGVLVLTDLYGSTPCNVAQRLPALGITTHCVSGLNLPMLLRVLNYPEQSLDELAQTAASGGRSGIHIDHA; encoded by the coding sequence ATGGGCGTCGGCGTACTCCTTCTCACCCACGAAGCAATGGGCGCGGCCCTTGTCGGCGCGGCACGGCATGTGCTGGGCCGACTGTCGCTGCCCGTCGACGTCGTCGAGGTCCCGGCCAGTGCAGACCCGGACAACGCGTTGAAATGTGCCGCCGCGCAAGCCCGCGGACTCGATGGCGGCGACGGCGTGCTGGTGCTGACCGACCTGTATGGCTCGACGCCCTGCAATGTCGCCCAGCGCCTGCCCGCGCTCGGCATCACCACACACTGCGTTTCGGGTCTCAACCTGCCGATGCTGCTTCGCGTGCTCAACTACCCCGAACAATCCCTCGACGAACTCGCGCAAACCGCTGCCAGCGGCGGCCGCAGCGGAATCCACATCGACCATGCTTGA
- the rapZ gene encoding RNase adapter RapZ, with amino-acid sequence MTEARPAQGGTRLIVVSGLSGSGKSVALRTLEDIDYYCVDNLPSALLPAFVRAVSEDTAGLHPKLAVGVDVRNRADDLDRLPGVLAGLAEVGIDYELVFLDTRNEVLIKRYSETRRRHPLSGDGLGLADAIALERKLMRPIAAIADRTIDTSELNVHQLRRLVIAELGMKAHSLTLLFESFAYKRGVPSDADFVFDARCLPNPHWNAQLRPLSGRDAPVREWLEAHADVTRYFEQIRSFLEAWLPRFLGEGRSYVTICVGCTGGRHRSVHLVERLTEHFRPHHDQVLSHHRELE; translated from the coding sequence ATGACCGAAGCACGCCCCGCCCAGGGCGGTACGCGCCTGATCGTCGTCAGCGGCCTGTCGGGTTCCGGCAAGTCGGTGGCCCTGCGCACGCTCGAGGACATCGACTACTACTGCGTCGACAATCTGCCCAGTGCACTGCTGCCCGCCTTCGTACGCGCCGTATCCGAGGACACTGCCGGCCTGCACCCAAAGCTCGCGGTCGGCGTCGACGTGCGCAACCGCGCCGACGACCTCGACCGCTTGCCCGGCGTGCTCGCCGGACTGGCCGAAGTCGGCATCGACTACGAACTCGTGTTCCTTGATACACGCAACGAGGTATTGATCAAGCGCTACTCGGAAACGCGCCGCCGTCATCCGTTGTCCGGCGACGGCCTTGGCCTCGCCGACGCGATTGCGCTTGAACGCAAGCTGATGCGCCCGATTGCGGCGATCGCGGACCGTACGATCGACACCAGCGAACTCAACGTGCACCAGCTGCGCCGCCTCGTCATCGCCGAACTTGGCATGAAGGCGCATTCGCTGACCTTGCTGTTCGAATCGTTCGCTTACAAGCGCGGTGTGCCGTCCGATGCGGATTTCGTGTTCGACGCGCGCTGCCTGCCGAATCCGCACTGGAACGCGCAATTGCGCCCACTCTCCGGGCGCGATGCGCCAGTGCGCGAGTGGCTGGAAGCGCATGCCGATGTCACCCGGTATTTCGAACAGATCCGCTCCTTCCTGGAGGCGTGGCTGCCGCGTTTCCTCGGCGAAGGACGCAGCTACGTGACGATCTGCGTCGGCTGCACCGGCGGCCGTCACCGCTCGGTCCATCTGGTCGAGCGCCTCACCGAGCATTTCCGCCCGCACCATGACCAGGTCCTGAGCCATCATCGCGAACTCGAGTGA
- a CDS encoding NAD+ synthase, protein MSTLRLALAQFDFPVGAVAANAARIAALIAEARDVHRADLVVFPELALSGYPPEDLLLRPAFLAECEAALERIAPAVRGIVALVGWPQSAGSILYNAASVLRDGVIEATYRKRELPNYAVFDERRYFDVDPDGGACVFMVRDVPVGVVLCEDLWFAEPLDSTVRDGAELVVVPNASPFERDKHAQRDQLLATRVAETGAALAYLNVVGGQDAVVFDGASVLADGDGFVHPAARAFEDHWLLADYDAATRRFSLVDWPGDGDESRDALAWRAIVRGTRDYCRKNGFDKAWIGLSGGIDSALVLAVAVDALGADNVTAVRLPSRYTSDASNDLAEEQARTQGVRLETVPIGAPFAGFLDALAPLFAGRLPDIAEENLQSRCRGAILMALANKFGGLLLTTGNKSEYAVGYATIYGDMCGGYAPIKDLYKTEVYALARWRNAQGPTPVIPQQVIDRAPSAELRDNQTDQDSLPPYDVLDAILYRTVDQEQSRDEIVAAGFDAATVDHVLRLVRVNEWKRHQAAPGPKISRRAFGRERRYPITSGWR, encoded by the coding sequence ATGTCCACCCTGCGCCTTGCGCTCGCCCAGTTCGATTTCCCGGTCGGTGCGGTGGCCGCAAATGCGGCGCGTATCGCCGCGTTGATCGCCGAGGCGCGAGATGTCCACCGTGCCGACCTCGTGGTTTTCCCCGAGCTGGCCCTGAGTGGCTACCCGCCCGAGGACCTGCTGCTGCGCCCGGCCTTTCTCGCCGAGTGCGAAGCCGCGCTCGAACGCATCGCGCCTGCGGTGCGCGGCATCGTTGCCCTGGTTGGCTGGCCACAGAGCGCGGGCTCGATCCTCTACAACGCCGCCAGCGTGCTGCGTGACGGCGTGATCGAGGCGACCTACCGCAAGCGCGAACTGCCCAACTACGCCGTTTTCGACGAGCGCCGCTACTTCGACGTCGATCCCGACGGTGGCGCTTGCGTGTTCATGGTTAGGGACGTGCCGGTCGGCGTGGTGCTCTGCGAGGACCTATGGTTCGCCGAGCCACTCGATTCGACCGTGCGTGATGGCGCCGAGCTGGTCGTTGTGCCGAATGCCTCGCCGTTCGAGCGTGACAAGCACGCGCAGCGCGACCAGTTGCTGGCTACGCGTGTCGCCGAAACGGGTGCCGCGCTGGCCTATCTGAACGTCGTTGGTGGGCAGGACGCGGTCGTCTTCGATGGCGCCTCGGTACTCGCCGACGGCGACGGTTTCGTGCATCCGGCCGCGCGCGCCTTCGAAGACCACTGGCTGCTCGCCGACTACGACGCGGCCACGCGTCGCTTCAGCCTGGTCGACTGGCCCGGCGATGGCGACGAGAGCCGGGACGCTCTGGCCTGGCGCGCCATCGTGCGCGGTACGCGCGACTACTGTCGCAAGAATGGGTTCGACAAGGCATGGATCGGCTTGTCCGGTGGCATCGATTCGGCGCTCGTGCTGGCGGTTGCCGTCGACGCGCTCGGCGCCGACAACGTGACCGCCGTCCGCCTGCCGTCGCGCTATACCTCGGATGCCAGCAACGACCTCGCCGAGGAACAGGCGCGCACCCAGGGGGTGCGCCTCGAGACGGTGCCGATCGGTGCGCCGTTTGCGGGCTTTCTCGACGCGCTGGCGCCTCTGTTCGCCGGTCGCTTGCCCGACATCGCCGAGGAAAATCTGCAATCACGTTGTCGCGGCGCGATCCTCATGGCCCTGGCCAACAAGTTCGGCGGACTCTTGCTGACCACCGGAAACAAGAGCGAGTACGCGGTCGGCTACGCGACGATCTACGGCGACATGTGCGGCGGCTATGCGCCGATCAAGGATCTCTACAAGACCGAAGTCTACGCGCTCGCGCGCTGGCGCAACGCGCAGGGCCCGACGCCGGTGATTCCGCAGCAGGTCATCGACCGCGCACCGTCGGCCGAATTGCGTGACAACCAGACTGATCAGGATTCGCTGCCGCCATACGACGTGCTCGACGCGATCCTGTATCGCACGGTCGATCAGGAGCAGTCGCGCGACGAGATCGTCGCTGCCGGGTTCGACGCGGCGACTGTCGACCACGTGCTGCGCCTCGTGCGCGTCAACGAGTGGAAGCGCCACCAGGCCGCTCCGGGGCCGAAGATTTCCCGCCGTGCCTTCGGCCGCGAGCGGCGCTATCCGATCACTTCGGGGTGGCGTTGA